One segment of Thamnophis elegans isolate rThaEle1 chromosome 16, rThaEle1.pri, whole genome shotgun sequence DNA contains the following:
- the ZNF710 gene encoding zinc finger protein 710, whose protein sequence is MVQGMERFASSGTQTEAVVVLSLAQAAVLGLVSENEFLGGTVNPDSIFSSLAGKLDDEAAAAELKQPEGSSPSGPSQGEPPEEEEGPEAETSFGKQARRRKRPPVRLVPKVKHERGEMEEEEEGGSPEATAGGPEEQGESSNPEEQSSEPTRQNSSRMTSLGPFSRRSQPSRRPPQQEHSLGAYEERFPSPPQATLDRAEAFPSGCSFPPGLPSLSGMENQLPASPPEQGKSEAGFAWQEPLDFEAEVPGEQSKKVHMDRLDINVQIDDSYLVEKRWQCRLCEKSYTSKYNLVTHILGHNGIKPHSCPHCGKLFKQPSHLQTHLLTHQGTRPHKCQVCHKAFTQTSHLKRHMLLHSDVKPYSCRFCGRGFAYPSELKAHEGKHESGRCHVCVECGLDFSTLTQLKRHLATHQGPTLYPCPECNKSFHYRSQLQNHTLKHQNVRPFVCTECGMEFSQIHHLKQHSLTHKGVKEFKCEVCGREFTLQANMKRHMLIHTSVRPYQCHLCFKTFVQKQTLKTHMIVHSPVKPFKCKVCGKSFNRMYNLLGHMHLHAGSKPFKCPYCSSKFNLKGNLSRHMKVKHGVMDLNLDSQDPMLELAGTNPSELDGQQEMDDYEENAYDYGAVGNASGGSALAEQTMKEIAYYNML, encoded by the exons ATGGTGCAAGGCATGGAACGCTTCGCCAGCTCCGGGACCCAGACGGAGGCGGTGGTGGTGCTGTCGCTGGCCCAGGCCGCTGTCCTGGGTCTGGTATCCGAGAATGAGTTCCTGGGAGGCACAGTCAATCCAGACAGCATTTTCTCCAGTTTGGCAGGAAAACTGGATGACGAGGCAGCAGCTGCTGAACTGAAGCAGCCCGAAGGCAGCAGCCCGTCTGGCCCATCCCAGGGGGAGCCTCCTGAGGAAGAGGAGGGGCCGGAAGCAGAAACCTCCTTTGGGAAACAGGCCCGGAGGAGGAAGCGGCCCCCCGTGCGCCTGGTGCCGAAGGTGAAGCACGAGAGGGGcgagatggaggaggaagaggaggggggcagCCCCGAAGCGACCGCTGGTGGCCCTGAAGAGCAGGGGGAGAGCAGCAACCCGGAGGAGCAGTCTTCTGAGCCAACCAGGCAGAACAGCAGCAGGATGACAAGCCTCGGACCCTTCAGCCGGCGGTCCCAACCCTCGCGAAGGCCCCCACAGCAAGAGCACTCCTTGGGGGCCTATGAGGAAAGGTTTCCCAGCCCACCCCAAGCCACCCTGGACAGGGCAGAAGCCTTTCCCAGCGGCTGCAGTTTCCCTCCTGGCCTGCCGTCCCTGAGTGGCATGGAGAATCAGCTGCCGGCTTCTCCCCCAGAGCAGGGCAAGAGTGAGGCGGGCTTTGCCTGGCAGGAGCCCCTGGACTTCGAGGCAGAGGTCCCCGGTGAGCAGAGCAAGAAGGTGCACATGGACCGCCTGGACATCAATGTCCAGATTGACGATTCCTACCTGGTCGAGAAGCGTTGGCAGTGCCGCCTGTGCGAGAAGTCCTATACCTCCAAGTACAACCTGGTGACCCACATTCTGGGGCACAACGGCATCAAGCCACACTCCTGCCCGCACTGCGGCAAGCTCTTCAAGCAGCCCAGCCACCTGCAGACCCACCTGCTCACCCACCAGGGCACACGGCCCCACAAGTGCCAGGTGTGCCACAAGGCCTTCACCCAGACTAGCCACCTCAAGCGCCACATGCTGCTGCACTCAGACGTCAAGCCCTACAGCTGCCGCTTCTGTGGCCGTGGTTTCGCCTACCCCAGCGAGCTCAAGGCCCATGAGGGGAAGCATGAGAGCGGCCGCTGccatgtgtgtgtggagtgcgGCCTGGACTTCTCCACTCTCACCCAGCTCAAGCGCCACCTGGCCACGCACCAGGGTCCCACGCTGTACCCGTGCCCCGAGTGCAACAAGTCCTTCCACTACCGCAGCCAGCTGCAGAACCACACCCTCAAGCACCAGAACGTGCGGCCCTTCGTCTGCACCGAGTGTGGCATGGAGTTCAGCCAGATCCACCACCTCAAGCAGCACTCGCTCACTCACAAG ggCGTGAAGGAGTTCAAGTGCGAGGTGTGTGGGCGGGAGTTCACGCTGCAGGCCAATATGAAGCGGCACATGCTAATCCACACCAGCGTCCGTCCCTATCAGTGCCACCTCTGCTTCAAGACCTTTGTGCAGAAGCAGACGCTCAAGACCCACATGATCGTCCATTCGCCCGTCAAGCCCTTCAAGTGCAAG GTGTGTGGGAAGTCCTTCAACCGCATGTACAACCTCCTGGGCCACATGCACCTGCATGCTGGCAGCAAGCCCTTCAAGTGCCCTTACTGCTCCAGCAAATTCAACCTGAAGGGGAACCTCAGTCGGCACATGAAAGTCAAGCATGGCGTGATGGACCTCAACCTGGACAGCCaag ATCCCATGCTGGAGCTGGCAGGCACCAATCCCTCAGAACTGGACGGGCAGCAGGAGATGGATGACTACGAGGAAAACGCCTACGACTACGGGGCAGTGGGCAACGCCAGTGGTGGGTCTGCCCTGGCGGAACAGACCATGAAGGAGATTGCCTACTACAACATGCTATAG